The following nucleotide sequence is from Myxococcaceae bacterium JPH2.
GAGGAGGCGCATCGACAGCTCACCCAGGGCAAGGTGGCCATGGTGCTCGTGCCGGGGCCCGCGCTGGAGCTGCGCGTGGACCCCAGTCGCCCAGAGGGCCGGTCGGCGCGGCTGCTGGTGGAGTCCGCGCTGGCTCCCCCGTCCGCGGACCGCAAGCGGCTGCGCGCCACGCCCGTGTCCGAGCCAGGCAGTCGCTATGTGGACTTCCTCATCCCGGGGCTCTTGGGCCTGTCGTTGATGTCCACCAGCGTGTGGACCATGGCGCTGCCGCTGGTCATCATGCGCGGCAACAAGCTGCTCAAGCGCCTGGGCGCCACGCCCATGCGGCGGGGACATTTCTTCGCCGCCTTCGCGCTCGCTCGCGGCGTATTCGCGCTGCTGGAGATGGTCTTCTTCTGCGCCTTCGCGCGGCTCGCGTATGGCGTGCCCATGGTGGGCGGCTATCTGGCCTTCGCGGGTGTCGTGCTGCTGGGTGCCACGTGCTTCGGCGGGCTGGGGCTCCTTGCCGCCAGCCGCATCGACAGCGATGAGTCCGCCAACGGCGTCTTCAACGTCGTCACGCTCCCCATGGTGTTCCTCTCGGGTGTCT
It contains:
- a CDS encoding ABC transporter permease, which encodes MRLRLLWRNPGVLFWTFVFPVVVSMVLGTAFEREVLGPVKVAIVDGEGAQSLAERLASEPELAVLRLTPEEAHRQLTQGKVAMVLVPGPALELRVDPSRPEGRSARLLVESALAPPSADRKRLRATPVSEPGSRYVDFLIPGLLGLSLMSTSVWTMALPLVIMRGNKLLKRLGATPMRRGHFFAAFALARGVFALLEMVFFCAFARLAYGVPMVGGYLAFAGVVLLGATCFGGLGLLAASRIDSDESANGVFNVVTLPMVFLSGVFFPLERLPGWARPLIEALPLTPLNEALRGIMLEGAGMTALAVPLAVLLAWSVVFYAGALRFFRWV